The Paenibacillus sp. G2S3 region ACATTAGGAGGATGCTGTTTTTCTTTCTTATTGATCTGACGGGTAACGATAGCTCAATAAACACGATAAGGCAGCCGGTCAGTCAATGTGATCGGCTGCCTTTATTCAGCAAACGGGCAGGATAGTTGAAGTTCAAACGCGGGAAAACGTATCATAAATAGGGTTTAATCCCTAAGATGACTCTTAGTTTTTTTATATGACTTAATACAACAATATTTACAAATTCATGATACGATATTGCTAAATCAGGAAATAGATGCTCCATATGTAAGATAGAATTAATTATTGATGGAACTGTTGAAGATGATTCATAACAAAATGATTGATGATCAACCAAGGACGTTTACTGAAACTATTCCCTTTCAAAAAAAGAGGAACCTCCTTTATTATCGACACGTTGAATTACAAGCGATAGCGGATACATGAAGGATGTAATCTCAAATCTCATACATTAAAAGAGACAGTTTTGAGGAGTGTTCGTATGGAACATAAATTAACCTTAATTAATGTTTTTGCCGGCATAAATTCAGAGGAAGCAGTCTTTGAAGAGCTTCCTGCAGAATGCATAAGCGATAAAATATTCAAATTATGTGCATCTCCTGGGCTGGCTCTAGGGCTTGCGAAAGGAGATACAATAAAACTCCATCCCAATGGAGAGTTTGAATTAATAAAACATGGTGGAAACTTCTGCATTCAAATTTACAAAGAGGAGCTCGTTAAAGAAAAGATAGAGACAGCTGAATCTATAGTCAAACGAGAGCTTTCCGGTTCTTTAGATGGATTTCATAATGGCTCGCTTGCCTTCACCGCGCCCATCAGGAATGGATTTCATGCCACCAATATGGTTTTCAATGTAATTAGAGATTATTAGAATCGGAGTACTATTACTCTAATATTTACGAATATCCATATAACTTTGACGATGAAGAGTTAGTTAGCTGGGCTAGAGATCTGGATTAATCGCTTCAAAATATCAGTTCTCCGGCGAGATTTGCAAGACTGAAGTTCAAGTCAATTGATGAAATAATAAAGATTCTTGACGAAGAGAATGTATCCTACAGCATTAATGATCATGCCGTAAGAAACGAAAAATATTTAGCAACCTTTCATCTGGATGCCTTGAATGAACAAGGTAGGCTTAAGGAAGGATTCAAAGACACCCTATTCAAAGGAACTGTTCACAACTTTAAAACCAAAAGGGAAGAAGCAGTCTTAACCCTCTATAAATACATCGAATACCCTGAAAAAATCAATAACAAAAAAATATAGAAAAACTCCAAGACATCGAATGTTTCGCCGAATTGGAATTATCCTTAGGGGATGAAAGAATTCTAAACCAAAAAACCAATATTGAAAAAAGGTGATGGATGTGCAAATCAATAAAGAGTCATGCCGAGGGATCATTCTGGAATTCGACATTAGGAGAACAATTATTCTCAATTTATATATTAAAGAATGGTCTATGCCAGAATATAGAGTCATAACGCAAGGCGTTTTTCATTGTGCAGTTTGTCTTTGAAATCCGTTATGATACTATAAGCTTAATGTGCCATAAACGTATAAAAGAGAGGGATACATACATGACCAACAAACTATACTACAATTCTACATACCTTACTGATTGGGAGACCTGTATTACTGAAACCATAGAACGAGAAGATGGACTCTATGTTATTTTGGAGAAGACCGCTTTTTATCCGCATGGCGGTGGGCAGCCTTGTGATTTAGGGACTATTGGGGATATTCCGGTACTTGATGTAATCAGTGAGGAAGATCTTGTCCTGCATAAGCTGGAACGTCGGCCTGATGATTTATCCGTCACTTGTCAGATCGATTGGAAGAGAAGATTTGATCATATGCAGCAGCATAGTGGACAACACTTGCTCTCAGCCATCTGTCTCGATTTGTACCAGTTTATGACTCTAAGCTTTCATTTGGGTGAGGATTATTGCACCATTGATATAGAAGCGCCAGAACTGTCGCCTAAACAACTTCATTCCATAGAGTGGGAGGTTAATCGGCAGATTTACCAGAACCATAGTATCCTGAGCTATTTTGTAACAGGGGAAGAGGCTTCACAGCTTAAATTGGTCAAACAACCTAAAGTGACGGAGAACATCCGGATTGTAGAAATTAAAGATATGGAGTATAACGCTTGCGGTGGTACGCATGTATCTTCTACTGGTGAGATTGGTGTGATTAAGCTTTTGAAAGCGGAGAAACAAAAAGGCAATACGCGGATCTATTTTAAATGTGGATACCGTGCGCTGGAGGAGTTTAATAGCAGTCTGCAAATCCTTGGAGCTCTATCTTCCAAGTTCAATACGGGAAAAGATGAAATTATTGATCGCATTGAAAAATGGGAGAATGAACAAAAGCAGCTGCAAGCTGAAATTACCCTTCTTAAAGAGAAGAATGATGATTATGTCGTACAGGAGCTTTTAGCACAACAAGAAGGAAAGCTGATCGCAAAAGTGTTCGAGGATAAATCGCTGAAAGATTTACAAAGTTTAGCTAACAAGCTTACAGCGAAATGCGATGTTCCTGTTTTATTGGCTAGTTCTGCTGAGAATAAGGTTGTATTTGCACAGAATGGCAGCGCGGAGGTCTCCTGTGGAGCTTTTTTCAAAGAGCATCTTAGTACCTACAATGGAAAAGGCGGAGGTAGTGATAAACTAGCGCAAGCAGGATTCCCAACATGGGAGGACGCTTTGGAGTTTTATGAGTTTGCTAGAAGTTAAGATTACTTTGTAAAAGACAAAAGACCTGACTACGGTAGTCTCCCGTGGATCAGGTCTTTTTGTATGCTTAAAGCGGGAAACAAGAAACTTTTTCCAAAACCTGCCGTCTAATTACATATGACTATAGAGTCGAGGGAGACGAATAGAAATGAATAAATGGAAGGTAACGCTAGGAATCTTAGCTGCTTTGACTTTAAGTGCGGGGTATGGATCGGTATCTGCTCAAGCAGAAAGCCAAATTCAATTCAACTATAAAGAAATCGGGATCAGCAGTAAGCAAGTCATCACAGAGAATACAACTTTTGTACCTCTGAAATCACTCGCAGATGCTATGGGGTATACATTATCGTGGGATCAAAAGTCCCAAATAGCTAAGCTTGTTCGTCCTGAGCGTGAGGTTATCTTCACAGTTGGTACTGTAAAGTCAAAAATGAATGAGGCCGTGGTGCCCTTAGCAAAGTCCCCACGTATTATAAAAGGCTCGGTGTACGTGCCATTGGTCTCAGCGGTCAGTGCACTTGGAGGTAAAGCGAGGCTTAATAAAACGGATGGGGTTATCCAAATTATAGATGAAGCTAGATTGGTTTCTGCTTCTGTAGATGGAAGATCCTATTGGATATCTCAAAAAAACGGCGATTTGTATTACCGTGCAACGGCAACTGGGAAACCAGTAATTATTGGTCAACTACCGTTCAAGGAATCAGCCTACAACTACGCTTTTGAGATTAAAAAAATGGGCAATGGTACGGACTTACTCCATTTAACGGACAATCATTATGCCATGTTCACCGATTTCAATAGCAGCTATCAAGTATTGGTCAAAGCGGGCACTATTCTCAAGCAAATGGACTATCATTACAACAACTCGGCTTATATCCATGCACCACAAGTGCCTTCCACTCAGGTGTATATGACCGATGGGAAGAACGTGCAATATATTACTAAGGATGGGGGTTTGGACAAGTTATTTGAGATGGAAAAGTTAACAGGAGCAACTGGAGATTTCATAGTGGAGTATGCTGCGGAAGACGTTGTGCTTGTACGCTTATTAGATACGACACACTTATATTTGGTTTATAGCAGCAGTGGAGAAATCATCAATCTTAGCGAACAACTGATTACCAGTGAGGATCGTAAGGAATGGGATAGAGTGAATGATGGCAGAGATCCAAATGTTTTGACCAGAATGTTAGTGTTGAAGAGTCGCAAAGGGAATGTACTGACATTAACCTATACTCCAATCCTTGAGGAAAAAGCAAAAACAGTGACATTTACACTACAATCCAAATAATTGCACTCACTTTTATGTAACTAGCAAAAAGAGCGATGTTTAAAATCGCTCTTTTTTTGCATTTGGGACTATTGCATCATCATCGTGCTGCCACCCTTAATTTGAACAGGTTGATCATTTACGGATACCCAAACATCAATAGCCGAGTTGTTACGGATGATCGTTTTGTCAGCACTAATTTTCAGTGAATATAGCGCAGCGACATAATCATAAATCTCTATATTGGTTGCGTACCAAATATCCGAATGTCCACCTGCTTGTTGGCAAAAGGACTCGATAAGCTCCCAATTATTCTGCTGTGCGAATTCATAACTATGACCCCAAACATAACAGAGTCTCAGTTTTTGGGATGGCCCCTCCGTTGTAAATCGCTCCCAAACATGATGCAGATCTTCTATATGATGACATGTTGGATGCCACTCCATGAAGTTTAGAGGCATATCAAACTGTTTAGTAGAGTGGACTGTACGGCTGTATTCAATCCCAACAGACTGTAATGGCGCTATGATTTCTTGAGAGTATGTACCGTAAGGATAGGACATACCTCGTACCGGATAATCCACTAGTTTTTCCAGTCGCTTGCGGTCTTCAAACAGTTCATCGATCACCATAGGTAAAGGAAGACGTTCAAGATGTGGATGGGTAACAGAATGGGCAGATACCTCATGTTTTCTGAGCGA contains the following coding sequences:
- a CDS encoding DHHA1 domain-containing protein — translated: MTNKLYYNSTYLTDWETCITETIEREDGLYVILEKTAFYPHGGGQPCDLGTIGDIPVLDVISEEDLVLHKLERRPDDLSVTCQIDWKRRFDHMQQHSGQHLLSAICLDLYQFMTLSFHLGEDYCTIDIEAPELSPKQLHSIEWEVNRQIYQNHSILSYFVTGEEASQLKLVKQPKVTENIRIVEIKDMEYNACGGTHVSSTGEIGVIKLLKAEKQKGNTRIYFKCGYRALEEFNSSLQILGALSSKFNTGKDEIIDRIEKWENEQKQLQAEITLLKEKNDDYVVQELLAQQEGKLIAKVFEDKSLKDLQSLANKLTAKCDVPVLLASSAENKVVFAQNGSAEVSCGAFFKEHLSTYNGKGGGSDKLAQAGFPTWEDALEFYEFARS
- a CDS encoding DUF4265 domain-containing protein; its protein translation is MEHKLTLINVFAGINSEEAVFEELPAECISDKIFKLCASPGLALGLAKGDTIKLHPNGEFELIKHGGNFCIQIYKEELVKEKIETAESIVKRELSGSLDGFHNGSLAFTAPIRNGFHATNMVFNVIRDY
- a CDS encoding polysaccharide deacetylase family protein, giving the protein MKLQFNLFPGGLPKALTMSYDDGQKHDIRLAEIFDQYGIKGTFHLNSAMINAPGFLSSADVKHSLRKHEVSAHSVTHPHLERLPLPMVIDELFEDRKRLEKLVDYPVRGMSYPYGTYSQEIIAPLQSVGIEYSRTVHSTKQFDMPLNFMEWHPTCHHIEDLHHVWERFTTEGPSQKLRLCYVWGHSYEFAQQNNWELIESFCQQAGGHSDIWYATNIEIYDYVAALYSLKISADKTIIRNNSAIDVWVSVNDQPVQIKGGSTMMMQ
- a CDS encoding copper amine oxidase N-terminal domain-containing protein; translation: MNKWKVTLGILAALTLSAGYGSVSAQAESQIQFNYKEIGISSKQVITENTTFVPLKSLADAMGYTLSWDQKSQIAKLVRPEREVIFTVGTVKSKMNEAVVPLAKSPRIIKGSVYVPLVSAVSALGGKARLNKTDGVIQIIDEARLVSASVDGRSYWISQKNGDLYYRATATGKPVIIGQLPFKESAYNYAFEIKKMGNGTDLLHLTDNHYAMFTDFNSSYQVLVKAGTILKQMDYHYNNSAYIHAPQVPSTQVYMTDGKNVQYITKDGGLDKLFEMEKLTGATGDFIVEYAAEDVVLVRLLDTTHLYLVYSSSGEIINLSEQLITSEDRKEWDRVNDGRDPNVLTRMLVLKSRKGNVLTLTYTPILEEKAKTVTFTLQSK